CTTGATGTCCTCGTAGAACGCGTTCGTACAGTTGAACGTCCCGTTCAGATTGACGTCGATGACGGTCTGCCAGTCCTCGTACGTCATGTCCTCGAACGTCCGATCGATAGTGATCCCCGCGTTGTTGACGAGGACGTCGATTTCGCCGAGTTCGTTGCCGATCTCTGCGGCCATCCGCTCGACCTGTGCCGGCTCCGAGACGTCCGCCTGGACAGGGACTGCCGACTCACCGTTTTCCTTAATCGTCTCGGTCACCTCACGTGCCAGTTCTTCGGACGATCGATAGTTCACCGCTACGTCGGCACCACAGCGGGCAAGTTCGAACGCGATCTCGCGACCGATCCCGCGAGAGGATCCCGTTACGAGGCACGTTCGATCAGTCAGTGGGCGACGCGACAGGGGCTCGAGGCGCTGGACTGTTTCGGACATACAGTCGACACTACACCCCCATTCGTGTTAACTACTTTACCGTCTATCAACAACCGTGAATACCACTCTGTAATTCGTTTCCGATTCGGGAGGGCGAAATGAGGCATCTCGATGGTCCGTGTTACGCCGTCTCGACTCAGACGTCGAACGTGCTGTGCCACCGGTAGCGCCGCCCGCCCCAGACGAATGTTTGTCGAACCAGGCCGTACACGAGAAGCGGTATCGCCGCCAATACGACCGGATACGCTGCGAGGAACATCCACCGGCGAATACCGAACGCGGCGTAGACACCGGCCATCGCCACTGTCACCAACGCCAGCGCAGGGAGCGGAAACAGCACACATCCGGCAGCGAGTCCCGTTCTGACGACGAACTGGCCGACAATCCCAGTCAGATCGTGGTGACGGACGATCTTCGTGAATCGGACTTGGTTCTCGAGCGTTTCGCGGAACGAGCCCCCAATCTCGACGCGACGCGTCCGCTCGACGCTCGTGATATCGGCGTATTCCATGAGGAGTCCGTCATCGCTCACCGTCCGCCGGAGGTCCGCGAGGAAGGCCTCCTCGTCGATATCGTCGCGTTCGAAGACAAGGGAACCGCCCCAGGGAACGTCCGCGAGGGAGACGGCGAGTGTTCCACTGATAACGTGCGCCGGTTCGAGAAGCACGGCGAGCGGATCCTGGCCGACGAAGATCGGAACTTCCGTGGTCGGACCGTTCCGTTCGTAGTCGTTGCGTAACCCATCGAGCCAGTCAGGGAGATGATGAAAATCGTCGTCGGACCAGACGAGTCGATCGTGTTCGGCCGTTTCTATCCCGGCCGCGATCGCGTTCGCCTTCCCGGAACATCCCTCGGGTTCGCCTGCGACCACCAGCCTGACGGTGTCCGGACAGTCATCGATTCGCTCGGCGACCGACTCGACCGCCGTATCGCAGACCACGAGGAGTTCGTCTGCTGGATGGAGTTGCGCGACGATCTCCTCACAGGTATCGTTTCACCCCATCGTGGGCAGAACGACACTGATTAGCGTTGGATCTGCCATACCCTCCCATCGACCTAGTTAGTGATTAAATGACAGGTAATCGAGCCGGAATCGACTATTAGCATGGCGATCGAGACCGACGTAGCGATCGAATACGATCGCCGCGTCAGCGACCGATCTCCTCGAGGAATCGATCGAAGGCCCCGCTCTCGGGATGGACGTGGACGTACGTCCCGAGCGACTCGTACTCGGTCAGGCCGTCGTGGTCGCCGTCGATACCGTCGCCGCGGACCGTCTCGAAGGCGAATCGGGCGTCGCCGTCGACGTCGGCGCTCGAGTAATGGAACTCGTGGCCCCGAATCGTTTCACCGGCGTTCGCAGTGAGCGTTCCCGCGGTGGCCTCGAGTTCGACGTGATCCAGCGCCTGATAGCGGTCGTGCATGGTCACGTCGGCGGGGAGAATACCGGCCATTTCGCTCCGTTCGCCCTCCGTGGTCGTCAGCGACTGGCTCATGGCCATCAGACCGCCGCACTCGCCGAGGACGGGCAGCCCCTCTCTCGCGAGGTCGCCGAGTTCGTCGAGGGTGCCACTCGACTCGAGTTCTGCCGCGTGGAGTTCGGGGTAGCCACCGGGCAAGTAAACTCCGTCGGCGTCAGGAACGGAATCGCCCGCAACCGGCGAGAACGTGACCAGTTCGGCCCGTTCGCGGAACCGTTCGATGGTCGCTGGATACCGGAAACAGAACGCCGCGTCGCTGGCGACGGCAATCGTGGCGTCGACCGACGCCGCGGGTTCGATCGGCGTCTCGGGGGCCGGCGGTTCGCTCGCGACGTCGGCCAGCCGCTCGGCTCGGAGCGACTCAGCGGCCTCCCGCAGTGCGTCCGTCGGCAGTGACGCCTCCTCGCCCATCTCGAGTCCGAGATGCCGATCGGGAATCTCGAGGTCGTCGTTCGGCGGAATCCGACCGAAGTACTCGAGGTCGTCGGGCAATGCGTCGCGGATTCCCTGCTCGTGGCGACCGCCGTGAGCCCGTTGGGCGACGACGCCGGCGACCTCAACATCGCGACCGATCGTCTCGGCGTATTCGCGGAATCCGAGCGCGGTCGCTGCGACGCTCTCCATGCCCGCTTTCGCGTCGACCACGAGGACGACGGGAATGTCGAGCGCTTCGGCCACCATCGCGGTGCTCGAGCCGTCGCCGTCGTAGAGGCCCATCACGCCCTCGACAACGCAGACGTCACCCTCGCCGCGCTGGTAGTTCCGCCGGAGGCCATCCTCGCCACAGAGCCACAGATCGAGGGTCCGGGACGGGCGGCCCGCGACCGCCTCGTGGTGGCTCGGATCGATGAAGTCCGGGCCCGCCTTGGCGGGCTGGACCTTGTGTCCCGCGTCCTCGAGCGCCTGCACGATCGACAGCGTTGCAACCGTCTTCCCGACACCGGAGCTAACGCCGCCGAGGACGAACCCCTTCATCGCGGCCCCTCCGAGACGCAGTCGGCTGTCCCAACGATTCGTTCGTCCGCGATATCCGCGGTACGCACGGCGTTCATTGTCGTTGGGTTAGTACAACTGGACTTGAATCCGTCGGTGGCGTCGATCGACTGCCGGCAGAACAGACGACCCGACGCGTGGTTCGATACGGCACTCACTGGACCCGAAACCGAATTCGAATGGCGGTATGTCGATTTCAATACAGGACCGTCGTTTTGAAACTACGGTTACAAAATGTCAGCTTAGAGAATTCTTTACTACGGCAGCGTCGTACGTCTACGAGATGTCACGAAAAACGGACCCACGCGTCGTCGCGATCTGTGGAAGCGTACACGATGGGAGCACCACGCGAATCGCCCTCGAGGAGGTCCTCGCCGCCGCGCGAACGGCCGGAGCGACGACGGAACTCGTGGATCTGCGGTCGTACGAGGTGCCCTCCCTGTACGCCGCCGATTCCGAGCTGTCTGACGCCGATGCCCTCCGCACGACCGTCGACGACGCGGACAGCGTCGTTCTCGGGACGCCGAACTACCACGGGTCGTACGCAGGGGCGCTGAAGGACGCGCTCGACCACTGCGGTCGCGACGAGTTCGCGGGGACGACTGTCGGACTACTCGAGACGGCCGGCGGTGACTTCCCCGGATCTGCGCTCGTGCATCTCCGGACCGTCAGCCGGACGCTGCGCGCGTGGACGCTGCCAACAGAGGTCGCCGTTCCGAACGCTCACGAGACGATCACTGACGAGGGCATCGGCGACGAAGCGGTCGCCGCACGCGCCCGTCGCCTCGGGCAGGAACTCGTCGCGTACGCCGGTGTGTCGGCCTCTCCCGAGCGTATCAATCAGCGATCACCGACGGCGGCCGGCGGTGAGGTCGATGACTGACCGGGCCGCGATGAGCGACGAGCCAGCGGACGGGGCTTCGACGCGAGACTCGACCGAGGAAAGGGTAGACCGCACGGACCGGGACCGTATGCGGGCGATCCGGGTCCACGAACACGGTGATTCTGACGTCTTGACCCTCGAGTCGGTCCCCCGACCGGAGCCGGGGGCTGACGAACTGTTCGTTCGCGTTCGCGCTGCCGGGGTCAACCCAATCGACTGGATGGTGCGAGAGGGGTACACCGACGAGGCGCTCGCTCCGTCGCTGCCGTACGTTCCCGGCTGGGACCTGTCGGGCGTCGTCGAAAGGGTTGGATCGGCGGTGTCCGGACTCGAACCCGGGAACGCGGTCTTCGGGCTCGTTCGGATGCCCGATCCGGGACGGACGTACGCGGAGTACGCGACCGTCCCGGCCGACGATGTCATCCGGAAGCCGGCGACGCTCGAGCACACAGCGGCCGCGGGGCTCCCGATGGTCGGACTCACTGCATGGCGCGCGCTCTTCGAAGAGGGGGACCTCCGCGAGGGACAACGGGTGCTCGTTCACGCCGCTGCCGGCGGCGTCGGCCACGTGGCCGTCCAACTCGCGGCCCACGCCGGGGCCACCGTCATCGGGACCGCGTCCGGACGAAACGAGGCGTCCCTCCGCGACCTCGGCGTCGACGAGTTCGTCGACTACCGGGAACGGCGGTTCGAGGCGGCCGTCGACGACGTCGACCTCGTGCTCGACGCGGTCGGGGGCGACGTGCTCGAGCGATCAACGGCCGTCCTGAGAGAGGGCGGACGCATCGTCACGCTGCCAGAACCGCCGTCGGAGAGGGTCATCGAGACCGCCCAGAGGGAGCGACGAGCGACCGTCCGCTGGTTTAGCGTTGAACCGGACGCGTCGGCGCTCGGTGAGATCCGGGCGCTCGTCGACGACGGCCACATCCGGCCGACGATCAGCGGCATCCGACCGCTTTCCGAGGCCGCCGCGGCACACGAGGAAAGCGAAGACGGGCACGTCCGGGGCAAACTCGTCCTCGAAACCGAGCCGACGATGACGGACTGACTCGGACGGCGTCACACCAGATCCGTTACAAAAATGGTGTTGTGGGAACACTTTAGCGGCTACTGGGAGACGGAACGACTATGAACAGTCTGGAGGCCATGGCGTGTGCTCGGGAGTCCGAGCACTGCATGCAGCCGGCCGAGGCCTTTTCGCTCATCGGCGACGAGACCCGAGTGAAGATCCTCGAGGCGCTGTGGAACGCCGACGAAACGCCGCTGCGCTTCTCGGCGCTCTACGACCGCGTTCCGATCGATACCAGCCCGCAGTTCAACTATCATTTGGATCGGCTTACCGGCCAGTTCGTCCGGAAGACCGACGCGGGGTACGAACTCCGCACGGCCGGCGAGAACGTCGTCCGGGCCATCGTCGCGGGCTCGTTCACCGCTCATCCCCGGCTTGAGCCGTTCGAGACCGGCGATGAGTGTACGCGATGTGGCGAGGTGCTGACGGCGAGCTACGAGGACGAGCAACTCGCCGTCACCTGTCGGTCCTGCGGCCGGACCCATGGGGAGTACGCGTTCCCGCCCGGCGGCCTCCTCGACCGGAGCCGTAACGAGGTTCTCGACGCGTTCAACCAGCGCGTCCGACACTTGCATTGTCTCGCCAAGGACGGCGTCTGCCCCGAGTGTAGCGGCCGGATGCGGACGGAACTCGTCCGCGAGGGCGGCTGCTGTCTGGATACCGACCTCCGAGTGGAGTACGTCTGCGAACAGTGCCGGCACAGCCTCTGCTCGACGGTCGGCATCGCGCTGCTCGACCAGTCGTCGCTCGTCGCGTTCTATCGCGACCACGGTATCGATGTCGGGACCGTCCCATACTGGCAGTTGAACTGGTGTGTCAGCGACGATTCCACGACGGTTCGGTCAACCGATCCGTGGCGGCTCGACATGTCGATCCCCCTCGGAGATGAGGTCCTCGAGTTCACACTCGACGGCAAGCTTTCGGTTATCGAGTCCCAGCGCCGCGAGTCGTGTCCCGGCTGACGACTGTGCGAGCGTCATTGGCGACGCCCCGCTCAAGCGACCGAAACCGAGTTGTGAGTCGCCCGCGTTCGGAGGACCGAGACCAATGAGCGACGCGACGACGGACGAGACGGTTCCGGCGCTGAAAGAGCGCGCCGGCGTGGTCAACGCCCTGATCGACGGCGAACAGACGGTACTCGTTCGCCATCCGACCCTCGATTCAGGGATGATCGACGACCGGTTCGTCCTTTATCCGGCCTACACGCACCAGGAGTCGGATCGCTATCAGCCCGGATACGAGGACTACTACCACCGGGCGAGCGCCAAACCCGACGCGGGCGTGCCGATCCACGCCGTCGCCGAGATCCGCGAGGAGTACGCCGTCTCGAGCAACGATCTCGAGGCCCTTGCCAGACACTACGTCTACACTCCCGACGGCCTACGCGACAAGTACGATCCCGAGGATGATTTGCGTGTCCTGTTGCTCCGCGTGTCAGCACTCGAGTCGCCGCGGCTCATCGAGGAGCGCGGCAGCTACCGCGGTTGTCGTGCCTGGATCGAACTGGAAGGCGACGTCGAGGTCGATCCCGACGCAACCGCGCCCGTACTGGACGACGCGACGTTCGCCGAACGGCAGGCAGCAGTTCGGGATGCGCTCGAGTGATGGGGCACCCCCACCAACGAACTTAACCGCTCGAGTCGGCTACGATTCGCCGCTCGAACTATGAACGAAGAAACAGGAACCGACACCGAACGGCACCTCCGTGAGGCGCTCCGACACCTGGGCGAGGCACAGGACGACGATGACCTCAGAAAGACCCATTCCGTCGCGCTCGAGGAAGTGTCGAACACCGTGTCGTCAGTGCTGCGCGAATACGAGGGCAACAAGTAGCAATCGGACTATTTTCGGCGGGAATCTTCCGTGACGGAGAGCAGGCTGGATCGCGTTCGACGGCCCAACGAAACCGTCTGTGGTACGTTGTCCTGAGTTTTATGAGCGATTGCCGAATAGTATCGCCCAGATAAATGACAGACAGAAAACCAGTATGGGCGACAGGAACTGGCACGCGGGAACCGTTGCTACGGCTCGGAAGCCGCTGGCTCGTCCTCCTGGGGACACCGCTCCTCCTCGCAATCGTACTGTGGTTTCATCCGGCGGCCGGCGACGAACCGTTTTCGACCCTCGCACCGATCGCGGACACGTGGTTCATCGTTCACGCCCTGTTGCTTCCACTGTTCGGTCTGCTCGGCGTTGCCCTGTATATGCTACTGATCGGCTATCAGGGACTGATCGCGACGATCGGGCGAATCGGGATCGCGATCTATCTCGTCTGTTACCTCGCGTTCGAAGCGATTGCCGGCATCGCGACGGCCGTCCTGCTCCGCGAGTCGCGAGGTCTCGCTACCGACCAACAGGAGGGCGTTGCAACGGTCATCAAGGTGATTTTCACGGAGCCGATCGATGGCGTCGCCGGCATCCTGGCGCTCCTCGGGACCGTCGGCAACCTCGTCGCAGTTCTCGCGATCGCCGTCCTCCTGCGTCGATCGGGAGCACCCGTTATCCCGCTCGCCTTGCTCTTCGGTTCGCCGATCAGTATCGTCGCCCACGGAAGCACCCCCATGGACGCGATCGGTATGTTACTGTTCGGTCTCGGCATCACGTGGCTCGAGTTCGGCTGGGCAGTCCCGGAAGAACAGCGCTCTGCCGCGTGACCGATCCGGTCGGCCGGCAGTCAGTAGAGATAGCCGCCGGAGACCGCGACGAATTCCGGCACCGGAACCGATGATGCTACGGCGAGGACGACGGCGCGACCGGCCGTCGAACCGCGAGCACGACCAGATCGGAGAACGGCGTGTCGTCCGTCCCGCTCCCACCGGCGTGTGCTGCCAGTTCCGCGAGCGTGAACCGGTGGATCTGCTCATCATCGTGCGTCAACTTCTCGAGCACCAGCGCCTCGAGACTGGGATCAGCGCCTGCCTCGAGCAAAAACGCCGCGATATCGCCGGGCATCCGATCGTACGGCCGCGGGAGCACGAGCAGGTGTCGGTCATCCGCTGTCACTGCGGCAGCGAGTCGGTCCATATCCGACTCGAGGTCGCCGCTCTTGTGGAGCGTGACGAACTCGGTGTCCTCCATCGGCGTTCGGGCGCGGCTGGCGGCCATCTGGAGCGATGAGATGCCGGGAATAATGCGGACTGGAATCTCGGAATCCATGCGTTCCACAGCATCCTGGACTTTCCCGACGAACTGGTAGCCCGAGTGGTTGGGATCGCCCATTGCGACGGCAGCCCCCGCCTCGCCGGCGGCGACGCGCTCGCCGAATTCTTCGAGCGCCTCGGCCTCGTCCTTGTAGCCACAGGTCAGCAGGTCGGCGTCAGTCAAGTCTTCGATGAACTCGACAACGGTCGTGAAGCCGACGACGACGTCCGCCTCGCGGATCGCCCGCTCGCCGCGAGGCGTGAGATACTCTTGGTTCCCGGGACCAACGCCGACGGCATAGACCGGATCGTCCGCCCCCTCGTCGATATCGGGTTCCGCCGCTCCCGCGGCGAACGTCGCCGGGTCCGGCCCTGAATCGAGATTGTATTCACCGCTCATCGGTTCCGGCCGTCCGCGGCTCGCGTCTCGGCGTCGAGCTCGAGGTCGATTTCGTCGGTCCGGACATCTTTCGCGACGTGGATCAGTTCGTTCGTCAGCGCTGCGGCGAGGCCGCTGCCGCCGCGGCGGCCGACGTTCGTGATCGCCGGGACGTCATACTCCTCGCTGACCTCGCGGATCCGCTGGCGGCTCTCTTCGGCCTTGACGAAGCCGACGGGCGTCGCGACGATGGCGGCGGGTCGGGTGCCGTCCTCGATGCAGTCTGCCAGCGCGAAGGCGGCCGTCGGCGCGTTGCCGATCGTCGCGATCGCGCCGTCATAGACGCCCTGCTTGTCGAGTTCGAGCACCGAAGCTGCGGTTCGGGTCATGCCAGTCTCCTTTGCTAGCTCAGCGCCGTTACCGATCGCCTTGCGCTTCTCGCAGTTGTGACCGCGACCGGTGATGCCGGCCTTCGACATCGTAATGTCAGTCACGATAGTCGTCTCGTCGAGCACGGCTCGAGCGCCGGCGCGGACCGGCGCGTCCTCGTCGTCGCCGAGCTCGTCGCTGCCAGTGAACTCGATCAAGTGCTGGAACTCGATGTCGCCCATCGAGTGAACCGACTTCTGCCGGATTCGGTCAGCCAGCGT
This genomic stretch from Natrinema sp. SYSU A 869 harbors:
- a CDS encoding 3-oxoacyl-ACP reductase family protein produces the protein MSETVQRLEPLSRRPLTDRTCLVTGSSRGIGREIAFELARCGADVAVNYRSSEELAREVTETIKENGESAVPVQADVSEPAQVERMAAEIGNELGEIDVLVNNAGITIDRTFEDMTYEDWQTVIDVNLNGTFNCTNAFYEDIKTSDHGRLINISSVVGQQGNYGQANYATSKGGLFAFTRTLALELASHGSTANCVAPGFTETDMLEKVPERVQDKIRKDIPLERFAKPEDIVGMVRFLAGDQAEYMTGQVLGINGGMEW
- a CDS encoding cobyrinic acid a,c-diamide synthase; translation: MKGFVLGGVSSGVGKTVATLSIVQALEDAGHKVQPAKAGPDFIDPSHHEAVAGRPSRTLDLWLCGEDGLRRNYQRGEGDVCVVEGVMGLYDGDGSSTAMVAEALDIPVVLVVDAKAGMESVAATALGFREYAETIGRDVEVAGVVAQRAHGGRHEQGIRDALPDDLEYFGRIPPNDDLEIPDRHLGLEMGEEASLPTDALREAAESLRAERLADVASEPPAPETPIEPAASVDATIAVASDAAFCFRYPATIERFRERAELVTFSPVAGDSVPDADGVYLPGGYPELHAAELESSGTLDELGDLAREGLPVLGECGGLMAMSQSLTTTEGERSEMAGILPADVTMHDRYQALDHVELEATAGTLTANAGETIRGHEFHYSSADVDGDARFAFETVRGDGIDGDHDGLTEYESLGTYVHVHPESGAFDRFLEEIGR
- a CDS encoding NAD(P)H-dependent oxidoreductase encodes the protein MSRKTDPRVVAICGSVHDGSTTRIALEEVLAAARTAGATTELVDLRSYEVPSLYAADSELSDADALRTTVDDADSVVLGTPNYHGSYAGALKDALDHCGRDEFAGTTVGLLETAGGDFPGSALVHLRTVSRTLRAWTLPTEVAVPNAHETITDEGIGDEAVAARARRLGQELVAYAGVSASPERINQRSPTAAGGEVDD
- a CDS encoding NADP-dependent oxidoreductase gives rise to the protein MRAIRVHEHGDSDVLTLESVPRPEPGADELFVRVRAAGVNPIDWMVREGYTDEALAPSLPYVPGWDLSGVVERVGSAVSGLEPGNAVFGLVRMPDPGRTYAEYATVPADDVIRKPATLEHTAAAGLPMVGLTAWRALFEEGDLREGQRVLVHAAAGGVGHVAVQLAAHAGATVIGTASGRNEASLRDLGVDEFVDYRERRFEAAVDDVDLVLDAVGGDVLERSTAVLREGGRIVTLPEPPSERVIETAQRERRATVRWFSVEPDASALGEIRALVDDGHIRPTISGIRPLSEAAAAHEESEDGHVRGKLVLETEPTMTD
- a CDS encoding ArsR family transcriptional regulator, producing the protein MNSLEAMACARESEHCMQPAEAFSLIGDETRVKILEALWNADETPLRFSALYDRVPIDTSPQFNYHLDRLTGQFVRKTDAGYELRTAGENVVRAIVAGSFTAHPRLEPFETGDECTRCGEVLTASYEDEQLAVTCRSCGRTHGEYAFPPGGLLDRSRNEVLDAFNQRVRHLHCLAKDGVCPECSGRMRTELVREGGCCLDTDLRVEYVCEQCRHSLCSTVGIALLDQSSLVAFYRDHGIDVGTVPYWQLNWCVSDDSTTVRSTDPWRLDMSIPLGDEVLEFTLDGKLSVIESQRRESCPG
- a CDS encoding DUF1802 family protein; amino-acid sequence: MSDATTDETVPALKERAGVVNALIDGEQTVLVRHPTLDSGMIDDRFVLYPAYTHQESDRYQPGYEDYYHRASAKPDAGVPIHAVAEIREEYAVSSNDLEALARHYVYTPDGLRDKYDPEDDLRVLLLRVSALESPRLIEERGSYRGCRAWIELEGDVEVDPDATAPVLDDATFAERQAAVRDALE
- a CDS encoding cobalt-precorrin-7 (C(5))-methyltransferase; the encoded protein is MSGEYNLDSGPDPATFAAGAAEPDIDEGADDPVYAVGVGPGNQEYLTPRGERAIREADVVVGFTTVVEFIEDLTDADLLTCGYKDEAEALEEFGERVAAGEAGAAVAMGDPNHSGYQFVGKVQDAVERMDSEIPVRIIPGISSLQMAASRARTPMEDTEFVTLHKSGDLESDMDRLAAAVTADDRHLLVLPRPYDRMPGDIAAFLLEAGADPSLEALVLEKLTHDDEQIHRFTLAELAAHAGGSGTDDTPFSDLVVLAVRRPVAPSSSP
- a CDS encoding precorrin-8X methylmutase codes for the protein MNDSKEFEEEYADLGATTQNAMDIAETSMDIVRQFVPDETLADRIRQKSVHSMGDIEFQHLIEFTGSDELGDDEDAPVRAGARAVLDETTIVTDITMSKAGITGRGHNCEKRKAIGNGAELAKETGMTRTAASVLELDKQGVYDGAIATIGNAPTAAFALADCIEDGTRPAAIVATPVGFVKAEESRQRIREVSEEYDVPAITNVGRRGGSGLAAALTNELIHVAKDVRTDEIDLELDAETRAADGRNR